In Halosimplex halophilum, the genomic stretch CGAAGAGTGTTGGGAAGTAGAAACTTTCGGCCCGATCGCGCGTATTGCTGTCAATTGGGTGTGTAGGCCTTGAATGGCACATTTTATTTTTAAGATTACATGAAAATTTATCCACGAAAACAAGTATCCCAATCGTAGAAATCGGTCCAGATACAACTCACTTTACCAGTATTTAATGATTCCAACAAATCGTGCCATTTCGACCGCCCGATCGTCATAGTATTAGATAGTGGTTGATACTGATACAATCCGAAATCTAGAGTACTACATATGAGGTGATAAACAGACGAGATATCATAGGTGGGTGGAGATGATCACCCAGCAATTATCTACCTCGACAGAAGCACTCGCCCTCCCGATAACGGTCCTGCAGCGATCGGCTACACTGTCAGGATAGGTGGCTCAACAGAGGAGAAAGAACACGACTGTATCGGAGAGACCCTGCAACGAGACAGAGTACCACGCGCTTATCCGAGGTCTGGAAGCCGCCTTAGAGAAGATGTGCAACTGTCGAAGCAAGGGCTGATCCACAGTTAATCATCAATCAGGTCATGGGTGACTGAGATACGAACGAGCAAAACTTCCGTGAACTTCGTGACCGTGCTCAAGAGTTGGCTGATGAGTTCAAGCGATTCAAGATACAGCACATTCGACAGGAGGAAAACTGGGAAGTTGATGCGCTGGTAGACCGAGCCTTCGACAGCCAAATATATGAGTTCTATTTCTGGAAAGCAAACCGACTAGGGTCGACAAATTCACTCATATGCTCTTGGATCTTAGTTATCTCATCATAATCAATCTCTATTGTTTCGGCATCTAGTGGTTTCATGCCAATGAATAATTTTCCTACCGTGTCTATTTTTTCGACGTATCCCTGTTGAATGAAATGAGATATATATCCATATGACTCATAGTTCTTCCCATTGTTATTCCTTTCCATACTTGAATAATCATCCACAATAATTATTGAGCCAGGAAGCAATAAGTCATAAAAATGTTCAAAATCTCTATATATTCGGGCGTCAGCGTCATGAAGTAACATAGCGTAGGGAGCATTATTTTCTATTACATCTGGGGTATCTTCTTCAACCGTTAAACCTCTTGGGATGAGGTTTACATAATCCTCAACTCCATATTCTTTAATATTATTAGTAAAAATACGTAAATTCTCATCTTTCCCACCATATTCTGCTCTCGAACCCCCCTCCATGCGTTCAAAGGTGAATACCTCCCCGTCAGAGCCTGAATTTTTAATTCCACTCGCCATTGCTATTGTCCCTGACCCATGTGCTCCACCAACTTCCAACATGTTATGACTCTTATAATCGGATAGCCCACTAGCATAATTATATATTAATTTATATTGTTTAGGTAGTAACATTCCGTTTGTACTCTTTTTAAGTTTTATAAACCAGAGTAGCTGAGCCCAGTTATACACCAACCTAGCAGGTGGACGGATTAAATGAGGAAGACGGCCTTCTAAAGCATCAGCGAAATTATCAGTCCAAGTAGGTAAATCCCTCATATAGGTTGTCCTTTCTATAATTTTATTAAATTTTTGGTTCAGTCTCTTCATCGTGTTTAGTTAAGCGTGAAAAGTGTGGCAGCGAATTTCTTGCTGGTTCATGACAGAAATCACCCGATTCAGCGGTCATAGAGACTGGATAGATCTGGATTGAGCCATCGTCGGCGGCCGCTGGGTCGACGTGGCCGAAACAGTTTGAGAATGGATTAGTTCGTCGTTTCACCACGCGAAAGATACGTTCAACATTGCTGCGATCTCCGTGGCGTTCGTATCTGAAATCGAGGTCGTGTCGATGATATGCTTCTTTCAGCCGTGGCGTCATAAACGAGAAACA encodes the following:
- a CDS encoding O-methyltransferase, which gives rise to MKRLNQKFNKIIERTTYMRDLPTWTDNFADALEGRLPHLIRPPARLVYNWAQLLWFIKLKKSTNGMLLPKQYKLIYNYASGLSDYKSHNMLEVGGAHGSGTIAMASGIKNSGSDGEVFTFERMEGGSRAEYGGKDENLRIFTNNIKEYGVEDYVNLIPRGLTVEEDTPDVIENNAPYAMLLHDADARIYRDFEHFYDLLLPGSIIIVDDYSSMERNNNGKNYESYGYISHFIQQGYVEKIDTVGKLFIGMKPLDAETIEIDYDEITKIQEHMSEFVDPSRFAFQK